A region of bacterium DNA encodes the following proteins:
- the rbfA gene encoding 30S ribosome-binding factor RbfA produces the protein MPRKRSRKFTGFKRADRVGAQIQRVLSAMLVGELADPRLGAVTLTDVEMSKDNRYATVYFSLFDESETVEAALAGLESAAGRLRSRVGAELALQHTPELRFKHDPTLQTGRRISDLLGDVLPEGAGEKGGESSAPDADGADDADAGD, from the coding sequence ATGCCCAGGAAACGATCCCGAAAATTCACCGGCTTCAAGCGCGCCGATCGCGTCGGGGCGCAGATCCAGCGCGTGCTGTCGGCCATGCTCGTCGGCGAACTGGCCGATCCGCGCCTCGGCGCCGTCACGCTGACGGACGTGGAAATGTCCAAGGACAACCGCTACGCGACGGTGTATTTTTCGCTGTTCGACGAGTCCGAAACCGTTGAGGCCGCGCTCGCCGGGCTCGAATCCGCCGCCGGCCGCCTTCGCAGCCGCGTCGGCGCCGAGCTTGCCCTGCAACACACGCCGGAACTGCGTTTCAAGCACGATCCCACGCTACAGACGGGCCGGCGCATCTCCGATCTTCTCGGAGATGTGCTGCCGGAAGGCGCGGGCGAAAAGGGCGGCGAGTCGAGCGCTCCGGACGCGGACGGCGCGGATGACGCGGATGCCGGCGACTAA